Proteins from one Bacteroides mediterraneensis genomic window:
- a CDS encoding TolC family protein, with amino-acid sequence MARQDSLFLSVEQLFESGVKSSLQLQADSLKERMAYERKRHAQTALLPDLEIGLKGGVIGQPVVFQEGLSHPTYPDTPDWSQNYTVDFNQPLYQGGKIRYSIRKADIEKEIAGLQRMSNQADIKLGLLNQYLNLFTLFKQHIVLTRNIEESLRRLQDIRQMKKEGLITNNDVLRSEMQLTNDRLSLQETENSILIVSQQLNLLLGNSENRIIKPDTTLLQKATPLESYEAYLLSAYEQAPDMKLLQKETELARNQIQMDRASRKPNVNLYASNTLARPITRTMTDLYNNNWNIGLSVSYPLSSLFKSDHKIKESQLQVSVQKKEEELKKQQLQMDIYNAILRHKEALQQADAWKLSVRQAQENYRIMQNRYMNQLAILTDLLDANSVLLNAELQLTASRTRIIYTYYQLQKVCGRL; translated from the coding sequence ATGGCCCGACAAGATTCGCTGTTCCTATCCGTGGAACAGCTTTTTGAATCAGGAGTAAAAAGCAGCCTGCAGTTACAAGCCGACAGCCTGAAAGAGAGAATGGCTTATGAACGGAAGCGCCATGCCCAAACGGCCTTGCTCCCCGACCTGGAAATCGGTCTCAAAGGAGGAGTTATCGGACAACCTGTGGTCTTTCAGGAAGGGCTTTCCCATCCTACCTATCCGGACACTCCCGACTGGTCGCAAAACTATACGGTCGACTTCAACCAACCGCTGTATCAGGGAGGGAAAATCCGCTATTCCATCCGTAAGGCAGATATTGAAAAAGAAATCGCAGGCTTGCAACGAATGAGCAATCAAGCTGACATCAAGCTGGGATTACTCAACCAATACCTGAATCTTTTTACTTTGTTCAAGCAACACATCGTGCTTACCCGTAACATCGAAGAGTCGCTTCGACGTCTGCAGGACATACGGCAAATGAAGAAAGAAGGACTTATCACCAACAACGACGTGCTGCGCAGTGAAATGCAACTCACCAACGACCGGCTTTCTCTGCAAGAAACAGAAAACAGCATCCTCATCGTATCCCAACAACTGAACCTGCTGCTGGGAAATTCCGAAAACCGTATAATAAAGCCCGACACCACATTGCTGCAGAAAGCGACTCCCCTGGAAAGCTACGAAGCCTATCTCCTGTCGGCTTACGAGCAGGCCCCAGACATGAAACTGCTGCAAAAAGAAACCGAACTGGCCCGGAACCAAATACAGATGGACCGCGCCTCCCGCAAGCCCAATGTCAACCTGTACGCATCCAACACTCTGGCGCGACCCATTACCCGTACCATGACCGACTTGTATAACAACAACTGGAACATCGGACTTTCGGTTTCCTATCCCCTCTCGTCTTTATTCAAGTCCGACCATAAAATCAAGGAAAGCCAGTTGCAGGTATCCGTGCAAAAGAAAGAAGAGGAACTGAAAAAGCAACAGCTCCAGATGGACATTTACAATGCAATCCTCCGCCACAAAGAGGCCCTGCAGCAGGCTGACGCCTGGAAACTCTCCGTCCGTCAGGCACAGGAAAACTATCGTATCATGCAGAACCGTTACATGAACCAACTGGCCATACTGACCGATTTGCTGGATGCCAACTCTGTCCTGCTCAACGCCGAGCTCCAGCTGACAGCCTCACGCACACGAATCATTTACACTTATTACCAACTGCAGAAAGTCTGCGGAAGATTATAA
- a CDS encoding MarR family winged helix-turn-helix transcriptional regulator: MEEGGEFRELMIQIFRTRMAFRRAMQRTLKNNHAGITFEMLQVLSSLWHEQGITQQALAERTAKDKACLTNLMNNLEKKGYVYRKEDASDRRNKLVYLTPEGEKLKEQIRPILNLVYANAEHILSTERTGNILSELKTVQNVLEDF; the protein is encoded by the coding sequence ATGGAAGAAGGAGGAGAATTCCGGGAACTCATGATACAGATTTTCCGCACCCGCATGGCATTCCGACGCGCCATGCAACGCACACTAAAGAATAATCATGCAGGCATCACTTTCGAAATGCTCCAGGTGCTGAGCAGTCTTTGGCATGAACAAGGTATCACCCAGCAGGCACTGGCGGAGCGAACCGCTAAAGACAAGGCCTGCCTGACTAACCTAATGAACAATCTGGAGAAAAAAGGATATGTCTATCGCAAGGAGGATGCAAGTGACCGCCGAAACAAGCTGGTATATCTTACTCCGGAAGGGGAAAAACTGAAAGAACAGATCCGTCCTATCCTCAATTTGGTATATGCCAACGCAGAGCATATCTTATCTACCGAACGAACTGGAAATATTTTATCTGAATTAAAAACAGTGCAAAATGTTCTCGAAGATTTCTAG
- a CDS encoding ATP-dependent DNA helicase RecQ: protein MADYLKILKQYWGYDHFRGIQEDIIRSVGEGKDTLGLMPTGGGKSITFQVPALAQEGLCLVITPLIALMKDQVRNLRERGIKATAVYSGMTREEILIALENCIFGNYKFLYISPERLGTEIFQIKLRSMHVSLITVDESHCISQWGYDFRPAYLKIADIRQLLPGVPVIALTATATPEVVKDIQERLQFRQENVFRMSFERKNLAYIVRHTEDKEGEMLHILQRVNGSSIVYTRNRKKTKEIAQLLNRNHITATFYHAGLNDETKDLRQKSWLKGEYRVMVATNAFGMGIDKPDVRLVIHADVPDSPEAYFQEAGRAGRDGMKAYAVLLFCPRDKITLKQRISDTFPEKDYIRKVYEDINFYYQMAMGDGLGCTFAFNLDEFCHNFKHFPVQTDSALKILTRAGYLEYTDEQDNASRIMFTLTKEELYRIHEQNADTEKLIRILLRTYTGLFTDYAYINEELLSKRSGLSRPQIYETLLFLTRQHILHYIPGKKTPYIIYTRERQETDRIYLSKEVYEERKESYRRRIEAMIEYAESENNCRSRMLLHYFGEKNEHNCGQCDVCLQHHHSGLKQSQFDEISRQIRTLLKNSPLSPQELKAQIQAPEEQVTKVITYLLSEEIIRQENGRLLL from the coding sequence ATGGCCGACTATCTGAAAATCCTGAAACAATACTGGGGATACGACCACTTCCGAGGTATACAGGAAGACATCATCCGCAGCGTAGGCGAAGGCAAGGACACTTTGGGGCTTATGCCCACAGGAGGAGGTAAATCCATTACTTTCCAAGTGCCAGCCCTCGCCCAGGAAGGATTGTGTCTGGTCATTACCCCCCTGATTGCCCTGATGAAAGACCAGGTAAGAAACCTGCGTGAGCGGGGTATCAAGGCCACTGCCGTTTATTCCGGCATGACACGCGAAGAGATTCTGATTGCATTGGAAAACTGCATTTTCGGCAACTACAAATTTCTTTACATCTCACCGGAAAGACTGGGTACCGAAATATTTCAAATCAAGCTTCGCAGCATGCACGTGAGCCTCATTACCGTGGATGAATCCCATTGCATCTCACAATGGGGATACGATTTCCGCCCCGCTTACCTGAAAATAGCTGACATCCGGCAACTCCTTCCGGGAGTTCCCGTCATTGCCCTGACGGCTACAGCCACTCCGGAAGTGGTCAAAGACATCCAAGAGCGACTCCAGTTCCGCCAGGAAAATGTATTCCGCATGAGTTTCGAGCGAAAGAATCTGGCCTATATCGTCCGCCACACGGAAGACAAGGAAGGCGAAATGTTACATATCCTGCAACGGGTAAATGGTTCCAGCATTGTTTACACACGCAACCGGAAAAAGACCAAAGAAATAGCCCAGCTTCTGAACCGAAACCACATCACAGCCACGTTCTACCATGCCGGACTCAACGATGAAACCAAAGACCTACGCCAAAAGTCATGGCTGAAAGGGGAATATCGTGTCATGGTGGCGACCAATGCTTTCGGTATGGGAATTGATAAGCCCGACGTACGTCTGGTAATCCATGCCGATGTGCCCGACTCCCCCGAGGCATACTTTCAGGAGGCAGGACGAGCTGGAAGAGACGGTATGAAAGCGTATGCAGTGCTGTTGTTCTGCCCCCGCGACAAGATTACCCTCAAACAACGAATCAGCGACACTTTTCCTGAAAAAGACTATATTCGGAAAGTGTACGAAGACATCAATTTCTACTATCAGATGGCCATGGGAGACGGATTGGGCTGTACCTTCGCCTTCAATTTGGACGAATTCTGCCACAATTTCAAGCATTTTCCTGTACAGACCGACAGTGCGCTGAAAATCCTGACACGTGCCGGCTATCTGGAATATACCGATGAACAGGACAATGCCTCCCGAATCATGTTCACCCTCACCAAAGAAGAACTGTACCGCATTCATGAACAAAATGCAGATACGGAAAAACTGATTCGCATTTTACTGCGGACCTATACCGGACTTTTCACCGATTATGCGTATATTAATGAAGAGCTGCTATCCAAACGTTCCGGATTGAGCAGACCGCAAATCTATGAGACCTTGCTCTTCCTGACCCGGCAGCACATCCTGCACTACATCCCGGGAAAAAAGACTCCTTATATCATCTACACACGTGAACGACAAGAGACTGACCGTATCTATTTGAGCAAGGAAGTGTATGAGGAACGAAAGGAAAGCTACCGCCGGCGAATAGAGGCCATGATAGAATATGCTGAAAGTGAAAACAATTGCCGAAGCCGCATGCTGCTTCATTATTTCGGCGAAAAGAACGAGCACAACTGCGGACAATGCGATGTATGCCTGCAGCACCATCACTCCGGACTGAAACAAAGCCAGTTTGACGAAATCAGTCGCCAGATACGTACCTTACTGAAAAACTCTCCTCTTTCTCCGCAAGAGCTTAAAGCCCAAATTCAAGCACCAGAGGAACAAGTGACTAAAGTCATAACCTATCTCCTGTCGGAAGAAATCATCCGTCAGGAAAATGGCCGTCTACTCCTTTAA
- the recJ gene encoding single-stranded-DNA-specific exonuclease RecJ: protein MNYKWNYQPPTLQEREAARALSREIGISPILCKLLQERGIHTAAEAKRFFRPQLNDLHDPFLMKDMDVAVERLNLAMGRKERILVYGDYDVDGTTAVALVFKFLQQFYSNIDYYIPDRYNEGYGVSKKGVDYAYETGVKLVIVLDCGIKAVEEISYAKEKGIDFIICDHHVPDEVLPPAVAILNAKRFDSTYPYEHLSGCGVGFKFMQAFAQNNGIEFHQLTPLLDLVAVSIASDIVPIMGENRILAYHGLRQLNANPSIGLKAIIDVCGLAEREITISDIVFKIGPRINASGRIQNGKEAVDLLIERDFASALKKANRINSYNETRKDLDKSMTEEANKIVDNLSDLSERRSIVIFNEDWHKGVIGIVASRLTEIYYRPAVVLTRTDNLATGSARSVSGFDVYKAIEYCRDLLENFGGHTYAAGLSMKVENVPEFTRRFEEYVTNHILPEQTNATIQIDAQLDFRDITPKFFFDLKKFNPFGPENHKPIFATLNVYDYGTSKVVGRDQEHIKLELVDNKSNNVMNGIAFGQSSQVRYIKTKQSFNICYTIEENTHKRGEIQLQIEDIKPSRS, encoded by the coding sequence ACGACCTGCACGATCCGTTTCTGATGAAAGATATGGACGTAGCCGTGGAACGCCTTAATCTGGCCATGGGACGCAAGGAGAGAATTCTGGTGTATGGAGACTATGACGTGGACGGAACCACAGCCGTCGCACTCGTTTTCAAGTTTTTACAACAGTTCTACTCGAACATTGACTATTACATCCCCGACAGATACAATGAAGGGTATGGCGTGTCGAAAAAAGGAGTAGACTATGCGTATGAAACAGGAGTCAAACTGGTCATCGTACTAGATTGTGGCATAAAAGCAGTAGAAGAAATCAGTTACGCCAAAGAGAAAGGAATTGACTTTATTATCTGTGACCATCACGTGCCCGATGAAGTCCTTCCACCTGCCGTGGCCATCCTGAATGCCAAGCGGTTTGATTCCACCTATCCCTACGAACATCTTTCCGGATGTGGAGTGGGCTTTAAATTCATGCAGGCCTTCGCCCAAAACAACGGCATCGAATTTCATCAGCTGACTCCTCTGCTCGACCTGGTGGCCGTAAGCATCGCTTCCGATATTGTGCCCATTATGGGAGAAAACCGTATCCTGGCCTATCATGGCCTCCGGCAGCTCAATGCCAACCCCAGTATCGGACTGAAAGCCATCATTGACGTGTGCGGACTGGCTGAAAGAGAAATCACGATAAGTGACATCGTATTCAAAATCGGGCCACGAATCAATGCCTCCGGACGTATCCAAAACGGAAAAGAAGCTGTCGACCTTTTGATAGAAAGAGACTTTGCCTCTGCCCTGAAGAAAGCCAACCGTATCAACAGCTACAATGAGACCCGAAAGGATTTGGATAAAAGCATGACGGAAGAGGCCAACAAAATTGTGGACAACCTGTCCGACCTGTCTGAAAGAAGGTCGATTGTCATCTTCAATGAAGACTGGCACAAAGGGGTCATCGGTATCGTAGCTTCCCGACTGACGGAAATCTACTACCGTCCAGCTGTGGTACTGACGCGTACAGACAACCTGGCGACAGGTTCTGCACGTTCCGTATCGGGTTTCGACGTATATAAAGCCATTGAATATTGCCGCGATTTATTGGAAAACTTTGGCGGACATACCTATGCCGCCGGGCTCTCCATGAAAGTGGAAAATGTGCCGGAATTTACGCGTCGGTTTGAAGAATATGTCACCAACCATATCCTTCCGGAACAGACCAATGCCACCATTCAGATTGATGCACAGCTGGATTTCAGGGACATCACTCCGAAGTTTTTCTTCGACCTGAAGAAGTTCAATCCGTTTGGTCCGGAAAACCACAAGCCTATCTTTGCCACACTGAACGTGTATGATTACGGTACCAGCAAGGTGGTAGGCAGAGACCAGGAACACATCAAGCTGGAGTTGGTAGACAACAAATCAAACAACGTCATGAATGGCATCGCTTTCGGCCAAAGCTCACAAGTCCGCTACATAAAGACCAAGCAATCGTTCAACATCTGCTATACTATCGAGGAAAATACCCATAAACGAGGAGAAATCCAATTGCAGATTGAAGACATCAAGCCGAGTCGAAGCTAG